One window from the genome of Salmo salar chromosome ssa25, Ssal_v3.1, whole genome shotgun sequence encodes:
- the LOC106586897 gene encoding mast cell protease 1A-like: MYLYLLILLQLLSSTGSSESGIVGGKIAKPHSRPYMVSLQHRGHHVCGGMLIWEDVVLTSAHCLRNAYPLMLLFGAHDFKKSCQNIQVSHYHRHPLHENITQISYDIMLLKLKTTARLTEYVTVIGLPKEDEHIPASPKCSVAGWGKTNSNNKQGSDVLMEVAVTLEDNSECKSVWQNYFDIKQMMCTRTTGGKGFCQGDSGGPLICNNKAQGIVAFNYAERCDDSRYPHVYMEIPFFMPWIKEVLHGYGANMSLNKQE; the protein is encoded by the exons ATGTACCTgtacctcctcatcctcctccaacTCCTTTCCTCTACTG GATCCTCTGAGAGTGGTATTGTGGGTGGTAAAATAGCTAAACCCCACTCTAGGCCCTATATGGTCTCTCTGCAACACAGAGGACACCATGTTTGTGGAGGAATGCTCATCTGGGAGGACGTTGTCCTGACTTCAGCACACTGCTTAAGGAA TGCTTATCCTTTAATGTTGTTGTTTGGAGCCCATGACTTCAAGAAGAGTTGTCAAAATATTCAGGTGTCACATTATCATCGGCATCCCTTACATGAGAATATAACGCAGATCAGTTATGACATCATGCTACTGAAG TTAAAGACCACAGCTCGTCTAACCGAGTATGTGACGGTCATTGGACTCCCAAAGGAGGATGAACATATCCCAGCATCCCCCAAATGCTCTGTTGCTGGTTGGGGCAAGACTAACTCAAACAACAAACAGGGTTCAGACGTTTTGATGGAAGTGGCAGTGACGTTGGAGGATAACTCTGAATGCAAGAGCGTGTGGCAGAATTACTTTGACATAAAACAAATGATGTGCACTCGTACTACCGGAGGGAAAGGATTTTGTCAG GGAGATTCAGGGGGACCTCTTATTTGTAACAACAAAGCACAGGGTATCGTTGCTTTTAATTATGCTGAGAGATGTGATGATTCCAGATATCCTCATGTGTACATGGAAATCCCTTTCTTTATGCCCTGGATTAAAGAGGTGTTGCATGGATATGGTGCCAACATGTCTTTAAACAAGCAGGAATAA